Proteins from one Microcoleus sp. FACHB-672 genomic window:
- a CDS encoding ATP-binding protein, with protein sequence MRQVLFNLLSNAAKFTTNGRVTLTVTREVESIPDWIHFCVEDTGIGMSLEEQQRLFEAFIQGDASTTRKYGGTGLGLAISRHFCEMMGGEIAMESELGKGSVFTVRLPVAMSDYES encoded by the coding sequence GTGCGGCAAGTGCTTTTTAACTTACTAAGCAATGCTGCTAAATTTACAACAAATGGCCGGGTAACGCTGACAGTCACTCGTGAGGTTGAAAGCATTCCTGATTGGATTCACTTCTGCGTAGAAGACACAGGGATTGGGATGTCTTTAGAAGAACAGCAGCGATTATTTGAAGCTTTTATACAAGGGGACGCCTCGACAACGCGCAAGTATGGGGGCACGGGATTGGGCTTAGCAATTAGCCGGCATTTCTGTGAGATGATGGGCGGGGAAATCGCAATGGAAAGTGAGCTGGGTAAGGGTTCTGTGTTTACGGTGCGCCTGCCGGTGGCAATGAGTGATTACGAAAGTTAG
- a CDS encoding SIMPL domain-containing protein translates to MNLSLQSGAQSTAWNRLKSLSLVLGLLSLTACQSVPAQMQTGHFAPLPRTLSVSGKGEVSIPATIAKVNLGVEVQGKTATAVQPEVAKRSEAVVKLLKERKVEKLKTAGINLSPTYSFQNNEQRLNGYAGSNIVSFEIATDKVGTLLDDAIKAGATRIDSIDFTATDEAIAAAQKLALGEATEHAKKQADAVFTTLSFKSQEIVGIQINAANTPMPPMPMPVGVPLAQDTKNSVTQVVGGEQQVQSFVTLQIRY, encoded by the coding sequence ATGAATTTATCTCTACAGTCTGGCGCTCAATCCACTGCTTGGAATCGTTTGAAAAGTTTGTCGCTCGTGTTAGGTTTGCTCAGCTTAACTGCCTGCCAATCTGTGCCGGCTCAAATGCAAACTGGACATTTCGCACCCCTACCGAGAACCCTCAGTGTATCAGGGAAGGGAGAGGTGAGTATCCCCGCAACAATCGCGAAAGTCAATTTAGGGGTTGAAGTTCAGGGTAAAACCGCAACAGCAGTGCAACCGGAGGTAGCGAAGCGCTCGGAGGCGGTGGTAAAACTGTTGAAAGAGCGGAAGGTGGAAAAACTGAAAACCGCCGGCATTAATCTCAGCCCAACTTATAGCTTTCAAAACAATGAGCAACGCTTGAATGGATATGCCGGCAGCAACATTGTCAGTTTTGAAATTGCGACAGATAAGGTGGGAACGCTGTTAGATGATGCGATTAAAGCTGGGGCAACGCGAATTGACAGCATTGACTTTACTGCGACAGATGAAGCGATTGCAGCCGCCCAAAAGCTAGCGCTGGGTGAAGCAACGGAACATGCTAAAAAACAAGCGGATGCCGTTTTCACAACCCTAAGCTTTAAGTCGCAGGAAATTGTCGGGATTCAAATTAATGCTGCAAATACACCGATGCCACCGATGCCAATGCCGGTTGGTGTTCCGTTAGCCCAAGATACGAAAAACTCTGTCACTCAAGTGGTGGGTGGAGAGCAGCAAGTACAATCTTTCGTAACGCTGCAAATTCGTTATTAA
- a CDS encoding YkvA family protein, producing the protein MHSLKQLARKLKKETWAIYLVSKDSRTPWYARFLAAGVFAYAFSPIDLIPDRIPVIGFLDDLIILPAGIWLVLKMIPPEVLAECREKAATKMAQEKPTNWIAADIIVLIWVLLGVLTVVWLGSILNR; encoded by the coding sequence ATGCACTCCCTCAAACAACTGGCAAGAAAACTCAAAAAAGAAACCTGGGCAATTTATTTGGTGAGTAAAGATTCCAGAACGCCTTGGTATGCTCGGTTCCTAGCTGCTGGTGTCTTTGCTTATGCCTTCAGTCCCATTGATTTAATTCCAGATAGAATTCCCGTCATCGGATTTCTGGACGATTTGATTATCCTGCCGGCGGGAATTTGGCTGGTGCTGAAAATGATTCCACCAGAGGTTTTAGCTGAATGCCGCGAGAAAGCAGCAACCAAAATGGCACAGGAAAAACCCACAAATTGGATAGCTGCCGACATCATTGTACTGATTTGGGTGTTACTGGGAGTTTTAACTGTTGTTTGGTTAGGCAGCATTCTGAACCGTTAA
- a CDS encoding DUF4278 domain-containing protein → MPWSFMFTLGIALAVTYILTNSADEIAYLAASILVVSLLVSLVIAPWQIQLLLLVLTLVSSNRLLQPSRQLIIESESDDKIKLCYRGVDYEPTAPLEEAKEGETIVKYRGQICKTGTEQTALMVQENQALEVKYRGASIPEQKSN, encoded by the coding sequence ATGCCTTGGTCTTTCATGTTTACACTGGGAATTGCTCTGGCAGTTACCTATATCTTGACAAACTCTGCTGACGAAATTGCCTATCTCGCCGCATCAATTTTAGTTGTGAGCTTACTGGTGAGTTTGGTAATTGCACCGTGGCAGATTCAGTTGTTACTGCTCGTACTTACCTTAGTTAGCAGTAATCGGCTTTTGCAGCCAAGCCGGCAGCTGATCATTGAATCTGAATCCGATGACAAAATAAAACTCTGTTATCGCGGAGTAGACTACGAACCAACCGCTCCTCTAGAGGAAGCAAAAGAAGGTGAAACTATTGTAAAATACCGGGGTCAAATTTGTAAAACCGGCACCGAACAAACGGCTCTAATGGTTCAAGAAAATCAAGCTTTAGAGGTAAAATATCGAGGTGCTAGCATTCCAGAGCAAAAATCTAATTAA
- the metK gene encoding methionine adenosyltransferase — protein MTRRYLFTSESVTEGHPDKICDQISDTILDALLTQDPSSRVAAEVVVNTGLVLITGEVTTKAQVNFVALARKKIADIGYTDADNGFSANSCAVLVALDEQSPDIAQGVNTAQETREESSDDALDAVGAGDQGIMFGFACNETPELMPLPICLAHRISRRLAAVRKTGDLPYLRPDGKTQVTVVYEDGRPVGIDTILISTQHTASIGEITDTAEVQAKIKEDLWTAVVEPVFADIDVKPDAETRFLVNPTGKFVIGGPQGDSGLTGRKIIVDTYGGYSRHGGGAFSGKDPTKVDRSAAYAARYVAKNIVAAGLAEKCEVQLSYAIGVARPVSMMIETFGTGNVDEDQLLEAVKEHFELRPAGIIKTFNLQRLPAERGGRFYQEVAAYGHLGRTDIDLPWEQTDKAQLLKDALNQPLSASVG, from the coding sequence TTGACACGTCGCTACCTATTTACCTCCGAATCCGTTACCGAAGGGCATCCTGATAAAATCTGTGACCAAATCTCAGATACTATTTTAGACGCCCTGCTCACTCAAGACCCCTCTAGCCGTGTTGCCGCAGAAGTTGTGGTCAACACCGGCTTAGTGCTGATCACCGGCGAAGTCACCACGAAAGCTCAGGTGAACTTCGTGGCTCTAGCCCGGAAAAAAATTGCCGACATCGGCTATACAGATGCCGACAACGGCTTTTCTGCAAATAGCTGTGCAGTGCTCGTTGCCCTCGACGAACAATCTCCTGACATCGCCCAAGGCGTCAACACCGCTCAAGAAACCCGCGAGGAATCCAGCGATGATGCTTTAGACGCAGTGGGTGCCGGTGATCAAGGGATCATGTTTGGCTTTGCCTGCAACGAAACCCCGGAACTGATGCCTTTGCCCATCTGTCTCGCCCACCGGATTTCCCGTCGGCTGGCAGCAGTTCGCAAAACCGGCGATCTGCCTTACCTGCGTCCCGATGGCAAAACGCAAGTCACGGTTGTTTACGAAGATGGACGCCCCGTAGGCATCGACACGATTCTGATTTCCACACAGCACACGGCTTCAATTGGGGAAATTACGGATACGGCAGAGGTTCAGGCCAAGATCAAGGAAGATTTGTGGACAGCAGTGGTCGAGCCGGTGTTTGCAGACATTGACGTGAAGCCAGATGCAGAAACTCGCTTCCTAGTCAACCCCACCGGCAAATTTGTGATCGGCGGGCCTCAAGGAGATTCAGGTCTCACAGGTCGCAAAATTATTGTAGATACTTATGGTGGCTATTCCCGGCACGGCGGCGGCGCTTTTTCCGGCAAAGACCCCACAAAAGTAGACCGCAGCGCCGCTTATGCCGCTCGCTATGTGGCTAAAAATATCGTTGCCGCCGGCTTGGCAGAAAAGTGTGAAGTTCAACTCAGTTATGCAATCGGCGTAGCACGCCCCGTAAGTATGATGATTGAAACCTTTGGCACCGGCAACGTTGATGAAGACCAGCTGCTGGAAGCTGTGAAAGAGCATTTTGAGCTGCGTCCGGCTGGAATTATCAAAACCTTTAATTTGCAACGTCTGCCGGCTGAACGCGGCGGTCGTTTTTACCAAGAAGTTGCTGCTTACGGTCATTTGGGACGCACTGATATCGACCTACCTTGGGAACAAACCGATAAAGCGCAGTTGCTCAAAGACGCGCTGAATCAACCGCTTTCCGCTTCTGTGGGCTAG
- a CDS encoding HAD family hydrolase: MTTIQCGNVTFKNIQAVIFDKDGTLEDSEDFLRNLGQKRARMLDAQIPGIGEPLLMAFGINGARLDPTGLLAVGSRRENEIASAAYIAETGRGWLESLEITRRSFEEADQMFKTFAPSPLFAGSLEVLKFLSDAGLKLAILSAASTQRVQKFVKDHQLEPYIQVKMGVDEGPSKPDPSLFLNVCRTLGVEPASTLMVGDSLADIEMAKRAGAAGSIGICWKTPKASHLEAANVTIAQLDEIKIIS; the protein is encoded by the coding sequence TTGACGACAATTCAGTGTGGGAATGTCACATTCAAAAATATCCAGGCTGTTATTTTTGATAAAGACGGGACGCTAGAAGATTCAGAAGATTTTTTAAGAAATTTGGGCCAGAAACGAGCGCGGATGCTAGATGCTCAAATTCCCGGAATTGGAGAACCCTTGTTGATGGCGTTCGGCATTAATGGAGCTCGTCTCGATCCCACTGGCTTACTAGCCGTTGGCAGCCGGCGGGAAAATGAAATTGCCTCCGCCGCTTATATCGCTGAGACAGGACGAGGGTGGTTAGAATCTCTTGAAATTACGCGTCGCTCATTTGAAGAAGCCGACCAAATGTTCAAAACATTTGCCCCGTCGCCTTTATTTGCCGGCTCTCTAGAGGTGCTAAAGTTCCTTTCAGATGCCGGTTTGAAACTGGCGATTCTCTCAGCAGCCAGCACACAAAGGGTGCAGAAGTTTGTCAAAGATCATCAACTAGAACCCTACATTCAAGTGAAAATGGGTGTTGATGAAGGGCCAAGCAAACCAGACCCGTCTCTCTTTTTAAATGTCTGCCGAACCTTAGGCGTTGAACCGGCGTCAACTTTGATGGTTGGCGATTCCCTGGCGGATATCGAAATGGCCAAACGGGCCGGGGCCGCCGGCAGCATCGGCATCTGCTGGAAGACACCAAAAGCTAGCCATTTAGAAGCCGCTAATGTTACGATCGCGCAACTTGATGAAATAAAAATCATCTCCTGA
- a CDS encoding 30S ribosomal protein S1, whose translation MVNQKTPVKDVGFTHEDFAALLDKYDYHFSPGDVVAGTVFSLEPRGALIDIGAKTAAYIPIQEMSINRVDAPEEVLQSNETREFFILTDENEDGQLTLSIRRIEYMRAWERVRQLQAEDATVRSSVFATNRGGALVRIEGLRGFIPGSHISTRKPKEDLVGEELPLKFLEVDEDRNRLVLSHRRALVERKMNRLEVGEVVIGNVRGIKPYGAFIDIGGVSGLLHISEISHDHIDTPHSVFNVNDEVKVMIIDLDAERGRISLSTKQLEPEPGDMVKNPDMVYEKAEEMAAKFREQMRNRQQAQQQSQQQSASPGSDTSESEEDLPEVAAEEAPEVEAQAAPEVEAAPEVEAAPEAEAAPEVEAAPEEELITAEEV comes from the coding sequence ATGGTCAATCAGAAAACACCCGTCAAAGATGTTGGCTTTACCCACGAAGATTTTGCAGCCCTACTCGACAAATACGACTATCACTTTAGCCCCGGTGATGTGGTAGCAGGTACAGTATTCAGTCTAGAACCAAGGGGCGCTCTGATTGACATCGGTGCAAAAACAGCGGCTTACATCCCTATCCAAGAAATGTCAATCAACCGGGTTGACGCTCCGGAAGAAGTCCTGCAGTCTAACGAAACCCGTGAATTCTTCATCCTCACCGATGAAAATGAGGATGGACAGCTAACTCTGTCAATCCGGCGGATTGAGTATATGCGGGCGTGGGAGCGAGTGCGCCAGTTGCAAGCAGAAGATGCCACAGTTCGTTCTAGCGTCTTTGCGACGAACCGAGGCGGTGCGCTGGTACGCATTGAAGGATTGCGTGGATTTATTCCCGGTTCTCACATTAGCACCCGCAAGCCTAAGGAAGATTTGGTTGGAGAAGAACTCCCCCTCAAATTCTTGGAAGTAGACGAAGACCGCAACCGGCTAGTTCTGAGCCACCGCCGAGCACTGGTTGAGCGCAAGATGAACCGGCTTGAAGTTGGCGAAGTCGTCATCGGTAATGTTCGCGGAATTAAACCTTACGGTGCCTTTATCGATATTGGAGGCGTCAGCGGGTTATTGCACATTTCGGAAATCTCTCACGATCACATCGATACGCCGCACAGCGTCTTCAATGTCAATGATGAAGTGAAGGTGATGATCATTGACTTGGATGCAGAACGAGGCCGCATTTCCCTTTCTACCAAACAACTGGAACCCGAACCGGGTGACATGGTGAAAAATCCCGATATGGTTTATGAGAAAGCTGAGGAGATGGCTGCCAAGTTCCGCGAACAGATGCGGAATAGACAGCAAGCCCAACAGCAATCTCAACAGCAGTCGGCTTCACCAGGCAGCGACACCTCTGAATCTGAAGAGGATCTGCCAGAGGTAGCGGCAGAAGAAGCCCCAGAGGTAGAGGCACAGGCAGCCCCAGAGGTAGAGGCAGCCCCAGAAGTAGAAGCAGCCCCAGAGGCAGAGGCAGCCCCAGAAGTAGAGGCAGCCCCAGAGGAGGAATTAATCACCGCTGAAGAGGTGTAG
- the nrdR gene encoding transcriptional regulator NrdR — MRCPFCQHTDSRVLESRSAESGQSVRRRRECLDCKHRFTTYERIEFVPITVIKRDGKRESFDRSKLLRGIVRACEKTGIAAMRLEELVDELEAELQQQTAREVSSGEIGELVLRQLQSISEVAYIRFASVYRQFQGIRDFVDTLNHLQNQQISDGEPEKIDKPLTGVCPQSGDSSGWETSTSGFTPLN; from the coding sequence ATGCGGTGTCCCTTCTGCCAACATACAGACAGTCGCGTTTTAGAGTCGCGTTCAGCCGAATCTGGCCAAAGTGTGCGGCGACGCCGGGAATGCTTGGATTGCAAGCATCGCTTCACAACTTACGAACGCATAGAATTTGTACCGATTACAGTCATTAAACGCGATGGCAAACGCGAGTCGTTTGATCGTTCTAAATTACTGAGAGGTATCGTTCGAGCTTGCGAAAAAACCGGCATTGCTGCCATGCGGCTCGAAGAACTCGTCGATGAACTCGAAGCTGAATTGCAGCAGCAAACAGCCAGAGAAGTTAGCAGTGGCGAAATTGGCGAACTGGTGTTGCGCCAACTCCAATCTATTAGCGAAGTTGCCTATATTCGATTTGCCTCAGTTTATCGCCAGTTCCAAGGCATTCGAGATTTTGTTGACACCTTAAATCATCTCCAGAACCAACAAATTTCAGATGGGGAACCAGAAAAAATAGATAAACCCCTGACGGGTGTGTGTCCGCAATCAGGAGATTCTAGCGGTTGGGAAACCTCAACTTCTGGCTTCACTCCCCTCAACTAA
- a CDS encoding photosystem II reaction center protein T, translated as MESVAYILILTLTIGLLFFAIAFREPPRIDTTDKK; from the coding sequence ATGGAAAGCGTTGCTTACATTTTGATTCTTACTTTGACGATTGGGTTGCTCTTTTTTGCGATTGCGTTTCGCGAACCACCCCGGATCGATACCACTGACAAGAAGTAA
- the psbB gene encoding photosystem II chlorophyll-binding protein CP47, with protein sequence MGLPWYRVHTVVLNDPGRLISVHLMHTALVAGWAGSMALYELAIFDPSDPVLNPMWRQGMYVMPFMARLGVTDSWRGWSVTGATAVDPGVWSVEGVAAAHIILSGLLFLAACWHWVYWDLELFRDPRTGEPALDLPKMFGIHLFLSGLLCFGFGAFHLTGLFGPGMWVSDPYGLTGSVQAVAPSWGPEGFNPFNPGGIVAHHIAAGIVGIIAGLFHLSVRPPERLYRALRMGNIETVLSSSIAAVFFAAFVVAGTMWYGNAATPIELFGPTRYQWDSGYFHQEIDRRVQSSLASGNSIETAYSEIPEKLAFYDYVGNNPAKGGLFRVGAMNSGDGLATTWLGHPVFKDSEGRELTVRRIPNFFETFPVILTDKDGILRADIPFRRAESKYSFEQAGVTVSFYGGSLDGQSFDDPATVKKYARKAQLGEPFDFDRESVDADGVFRTSPRGWFTYGHACFALLFFFGHLWHGSRTLFRDVFAGIDPDLDEEQVEFGLFQKLGDRSTRRKEVV encoded by the coding sequence ATGGGACTACCCTGGTATCGAGTACACACAGTCGTTCTGAACGACCCAGGCCGCCTGATTTCTGTCCACCTCATGCATACTGCCCTGGTGGCCGGGTGGGCTGGTTCTATGGCTTTGTATGAACTGGCAATCTTTGACCCCAGTGATCCAGTCCTGAACCCGATGTGGCGTCAGGGTATGTACGTCATGCCCTTCATGGCTCGTCTGGGCGTAACCGACTCTTGGCGGGGTTGGAGCGTAACTGGCGCAACAGCAGTTGATCCGGGTGTCTGGAGCGTTGAAGGCGTCGCTGCCGCTCACATCATCCTGTCTGGTTTGCTGTTCCTAGCTGCCTGCTGGCACTGGGTTTATTGGGATCTAGAACTGTTTAGAGACCCACGCACCGGCGAACCGGCACTGGATCTGCCAAAAATGTTTGGCATCCACCTGTTCTTATCTGGTCTTCTTTGCTTTGGGTTCGGTGCCTTCCACCTGACGGGCTTATTTGGCCCTGGTATGTGGGTGTCTGACCCTTATGGGTTAACTGGCAGCGTGCAAGCCGTGGCCCCGTCGTGGGGACCTGAAGGCTTTAACCCCTTCAATCCGGGGGGCATTGTTGCTCACCACATTGCGGCTGGCATTGTTGGGATTATTGCCGGTTTGTTCCACTTGAGCGTTCGCCCACCAGAGCGGCTTTACCGCGCCTTGCGGATGGGGAACATCGAAACTGTGCTTTCTAGCAGTATTGCCGCCGTATTTTTCGCAGCCTTTGTGGTGGCCGGCACAATGTGGTATGGCAACGCCGCCACCCCCATTGAACTGTTTGGCCCTACCCGCTATCAGTGGGATAGCGGTTACTTCCACCAAGAAATTGACCGACGCGTTCAATCCAGCTTAGCTAGCGGCAACAGCATAGAAACAGCCTACTCAGAAATTCCTGAGAAACTGGCATTCTATGACTATGTCGGCAACAACCCGGCTAAAGGTGGTCTGTTCCGTGTTGGAGCGATGAATAGTGGAGATGGTCTGGCAACCACTTGGTTAGGCCATCCAGTATTCAAAGATAGCGAAGGTCGGGAACTAACCGTTCGCCGCATCCCCAACTTCTTTGAAACCTTCCCGGTCATTTTGACCGATAAAGATGGCATCCTTCGCGCTGATATTCCGTTCCGCCGCGCTGAATCTAAGTACAGCTTTGAGCAAGCCGGTGTGACTGTCAGCTTCTACGGTGGCTCACTTGACGGTCAAAGCTTTGATGACCCCGCCACGGTGAAGAAGTATGCTCGTAAGGCTCAGCTAGGCGAACCCTTCGATTTTGATCGCGAAAGCGTTGACGCTGATGGTGTGTTCCGGACTAGCCCTCGTGGTTGGTTCACCTACGGGCACGCTTGTTTTGCCCTGCTGTTCTTCTTCGGTCACCTCTGGCACGGATCTCGGACACTGTTCCGCGATGTGTTTGCCGGTATTGACCCAGACCTTGATGAAGAACAAGTGGAATTCGGTCTCTTCCAAAAACTAGGAGACAGATCAACCCGCAGAAAGGAAGTAGTCTAA
- a CDS encoding type II CAAX endopeptidase family protein, with product MTIKRLLLGALTILALFLVSASLVQSWNQPQIQSRLELYQTNLILHAAEWRGDSDQAAGVENARKTLIGDDAFETALKQYQETRQSAQKSLETTQQQLELAQTAAIPPAPKPPAPENPPVKTAVQSPQQLQASIDRLDKLIDELDLRIGVLQAHKAQTEAALTTWTGIIERSSNRPIAQPFVTTAGVLRELWNSRILPDAEPQIQQNLDGWFRYQALSRLYELQESSNVLATLQAEEQEVAQQAAIKLAIIGGIPTIGFFVGVGLLIFLLAQRVVKGKESLLAQHGELSWETPWDAETIWQVLIVGFFFVGQIVVPLSLGLLNSALDINPATLDVRSKAFYILASYVLLASGGLLVIYLSVKPYLPLPESWFRFDWRGNWFLWGLGGYLVALPLVVVVSLINQRLWQGQGGSNPILPIALEGKDNVALAIFFLTASIGAPVFEELMFRGFLLPSLTRYVPVWGAIAASSLLFAIAHLNVSEVLPLATLGAVLGFIYTRSRNLLAPMLLHSLWNTGTLLSLFILGSGSK from the coding sequence ATGACAATCAAGCGGTTGCTTTTAGGTGCTCTGACAATACTGGCGCTCTTCCTAGTCAGCGCTTCTCTCGTACAAAGCTGGAACCAACCCCAGATTCAAAGCCGGCTGGAACTGTACCAAACCAATCTCATACTCCATGCCGCAGAGTGGCGAGGGGATAGCGATCAAGCAGCCGGCGTAGAAAATGCCCGCAAGACGCTAATCGGTGATGATGCCTTTGAAACAGCGCTCAAACAGTATCAGGAAACACGCCAGTCAGCGCAGAAATCTCTGGAAACCACCCAACAGCAACTCGAACTCGCCCAAACAGCGGCAATCCCACCGGCACCAAAGCCGCCGGCACCAGAGAATCCGCCGGTTAAAACCGCTGTGCAATCTCCGCAGCAGTTGCAGGCATCGATTGATCGGCTAGATAAATTAATTGATGAACTTGATTTGCGGATCGGTGTTTTGCAAGCGCACAAAGCTCAAACAGAAGCCGCACTCACAACTTGGACAGGAATAATCGAGCGATCCAGCAACCGCCCTATTGCTCAACCATTCGTTACAACAGCCGGCGTGTTGCGCGAACTGTGGAACTCCCGCATCTTACCCGACGCTGAGCCGCAGATCCAACAGAATCTCGATGGGTGGTTTCGCTATCAAGCATTATCCCGCCTTTACGAATTGCAGGAAAGCTCGAATGTGCTGGCAACGCTGCAAGCAGAGGAACAAGAAGTTGCCCAGCAAGCAGCAATAAAATTAGCAATTATTGGGGGAATTCCGACGATAGGCTTCTTTGTAGGAGTTGGCTTACTGATCTTTTTGCTAGCACAGCGGGTGGTGAAGGGAAAAGAATCCCTGCTGGCTCAGCATGGGGAGCTTTCTTGGGAAACGCCTTGGGATGCTGAGACGATTTGGCAGGTTCTAATCGTCGGTTTTTTCTTTGTGGGACAAATTGTGGTGCCACTGAGCTTAGGGCTATTGAATTCGGCACTAGACATCAACCCTGCAACTCTCGATGTACGCTCTAAAGCTTTCTACATTCTCGCCAGTTACGTGCTGCTGGCATCGGGAGGGCTTTTGGTAATTTATTTATCTGTCAAGCCTTATTTGCCGCTGCCAGAAAGTTGGTTTCGCTTTGATTGGCGCGGAAACTGGTTTTTGTGGGGACTCGGTGGTTACTTGGTGGCTTTGCCGCTGGTGGTTGTGGTGTCCCTGATTAACCAACGACTATGGCAAGGACAAGGGGGTAGTAATCCGATTCTTCCCATTGCTTTGGAAGGAAAGGACAACGTAGCCTTAGCAATATTTTTCTTAACGGCATCCATTGGTGCGCCGGTGTTTGAGGAACTCATGTTCCGGGGGTTTCTGCTGCCCTCTCTAACGCGGTACGTGCCGGTGTGGGGCGCGATCGCAGCCAGCAGCTTGTTATTTGCAATCGCTCACTTGAATGTATCTGAAGTGCTGCCTCTGGCAACGCTAGGCGCAGTCTTGGGATTTATTTACACTCGCTCGCGCAATTTATTGGCTCCGATGCTGCTTCATAGTCTGTGGAACACCGGCACCTTACTAAGCTTGTTTATTTTGGGTAGCGGTTCTAAATAA